From the genome of Acropora palmata chromosome 8, jaAcrPala1.3, whole genome shotgun sequence:
TCGGaccgcaattttttttttcgttttcaattCGATGATATCACACTTAAATGTATTTAAGTAAGTGCAGGACAACTATTTTTTCCCACTCAACCATATTATTTAACTcaagttaataaaaaattgaCCCCCAGATATTTTTAACTAATTTCTGGCAGTGTGTACTGtacttaaaattttttttcaaaacattctttCTGTATCTGTACGTAATCCATTTTCTCCTAATGAAGtcattttttgctgttgtcGTTGAATTTTAGACATTCTCGTTAATCCCTATTTTAGCTACAATTGCACACTAAAGCAATCCAATTGAAACTATACATGGGGCTTTGAAAGTTGTTTTTGTAGGACCAATGGTAATGGTTTTTCTGTTTCACGTTAATTGGACTAACTCAGTTGGCGGCAAAGGATTGACCTCTAAGTCCAGCGTGTCAGTTCGAGAAACAAGTTCTTCCTTCTCCTCTTTGCTTTCGCAACACAATCAGAAAGTCTTGGCGAAAAAAGGTTTATGCGATAAAGTCTAAACGGGTTCTAAATTTGGCAAAGTAAAGGAATACGATAAGCCGAACCTCCCAAGCTGCTCTTAAGTTTTTTGAGTTCTCCGAATCGTTTTTAGCTCTTAAGTTGTTACACTGTGAAGATTTGGTTAAGAATTAACCTTTAAAGCTTCACTACTAATTGCTTCTTCATATGAGCCCGGTTACCGAGATCTTGGCCAGACATTGGATGCTTTGTAAAAATGCTGATGTGTTCATTCGCAGACCGAGATCTCGATAACCGGACCGCATGGTTACTAAAACGAAAATCATATGGAATTTCGTTTTATAAGGTGAAATTCTCCCGATTGGTTATGTGACCTCATTTCATCTCAGTGATCGTGCTGAAAAACAGGTGACAAATTCAGTTGTTGAGCAAGCCCggaaataaaaaaaccaaaaagtgACCCTGATCATATCGGAAGTTTTGCATATGAAGAGATGTCTTTGATAAAGGGTTCCGGGACAACTgaagttattaatttttgtacgAATACCTTGAAATCGACATGTAGACAAGATAATCCTTGTTTTAAGTTTTATCCCTCTGGAATTATTCTTACAAGAGCTACGAAACAACATAGCATGGGTTCGTCAAACTGATTTTACAGCGAGCCATCGAGAAATTTAAGCAACAACGAAGGCTAAAGCAACGAAAATTCCTCAAAACTACACCGTTGTTTGAACGACAAGAAATTATCGTGCTGCAAGTGTGGCACGCACTTTGATAGTTTTATGACGTGCAATAAAGAATAACAACgcaaaatttaatcaaatctTAGGTGCTATGACACGAGAGAAACAcataataaatatttcattctcttCCATTATTTCAAAACCGTTAGAGATAATCCAATTAAACGATATTTCGactataggtggttttcaccttacgtcatagccgccatgttagtggacgaaaacaaaagatttctaattagctccttttgttcgtccaccagcaattgtacattgcagcattgcTATCTGTGTCCCTAGACATTGGTTGCAAAGCACCTATATTGTACCACTTCAATGAGTTGGAAATTGAAGATCGCGAAATAATCAAAATAGCTAAAACCATGGTTATTACATCATGGAGTGACATTTTCGTTTCCTGAAGCCTTGAGTTCGCCTCGGttgcaaaaacaacaagagctaAGGCATAATTATCCAGAAAATTTTCACATCAGGGAAAGAATATGTTTATGTGTCGATGTTATCTCATATTGAAgtattcaaagaaaaataacagtaGCAAACAAGACATTAAAATGACTTACGAAATCCAGCGTACTCTTGTGGCAAACCGAAGTGCAATATTACCAGAATTGCAAAGACAATGCCTTGTGCATATTTTAGAAGCATCATCTTTTCAAGAAGTCCTCTTCGTGTCTTTCGTTGGAAATGAACCGTAATCCCGTTGGATCTCGTTTAAATATACTTATCACATATTTTCTCGCCAATAATTCTTTGCAGGCGTGCTACGTGGACACGTTTTTTTTGGGTATTTTTAGTTAAAAGGTATTTCCTAACAAAACACCCACTTTGGCAATGCCTATGTTACTAACAGTGTTAATAATTTGCgcttacaaaaaaaagtatgaaAAGCGACATTGTTTCCTCTTTGCTGAGTTTAACTGTTCGCACTTAAGTCGGTGGCATGGTGTAATAGGATACAAAACACAAGCGGGCAAAAAACGCATGCGTGACATTTCACCGTATTTAGGATTAAAAGATTGCCTTGTCAAGGATAAACATTGCTACACtcttaattctttttttgagaTATCACATCACGAGAATATTCTTTGCCGAAGTTATCATATAAATGATTAAGGCTATTTTGCGATGACCTCAAATTCTGctgaattaaattgaaaaagtttTCGATTACgtttttaatgttttctttttctctcaatGATTAAGGtgttctttttaaaatagttgcACTTCTTTGCGCCGTGTTTTATCGACTCATCTGGATTTACTGCGTTTCAGTTACTTTTTTCCCTACCGAATTTGTTGTCTGACCTATGATGACCTTTGGTTGGCAAGAAATTTGTTGGAATGCCAAACACCGTGAATACCAATTAATGGCTGAGCTAAGAGGGTCAcgaaaatataattataagtGCTGCGAACTCGATCAACGAAGCCATACGGTGTCCGAAAACGAATTTTGCAACCTCATCATTGATTGTATGTAAGCGAAATTTCTGACTTACCAAAGCTTGCTAAGATTGTGTTTCACGTTTCCTGTTatcaaatgtaaaataaaaagcGTGGTCCGGGCGATGCAGCACGTGATCGTCATACACATATGCAAGTTTGTCTTGGAACGTCTTGCGGGTTAGTGACATATTGAAAGGATCTACCTATTTCCAGGGTCAAGAGAGAAAACCTTTTTGTCTTGCATTAGATCAATCATTTAATTAAAGGAAACATCTAAGTTCCAAAGGCACATGTTTTAACAATTTGGAATCTCAGCTATGAAATCAAAATTACTATACGCTAtctgtttttcacttttctttgcAACGGAGCTTGGTGTGCCTATGGGAGTCTTTTGACCTCAAATGCAGCTAAAATGGCTCagttttttcaagttgttttgattAAGGTTAGTTCTCTCCTTCAAGTAAGTAGTTCGGAGGTAAGAGAAACAGAGTGGGAAGCAAATTACAGGGCGAGACAAGAACCGGATACGTGGGTGGGGAAGAAGTTGCAAAGGAACCGAAAAAAGACCAAAggaacgaaaagaaaaagcgaGGGGAATTGGCTCCCTAGATCGTGAGTAGTCTAATTTTGGCGAACAATTAGAGAGTAGGCGGAATACGTGCGTTGCGCAATGCGAGGGAGCGCTGATAATTAGAGCTGTACCCCTCCTTCCACCCACCCCGCCCCTCGCTTTGTCTGTCCCCCCAGTCACGCGCTGAGGAGCAAGGGTAGTGTGGTTATTCACAGGTTACTATTTGTGAACTGTGTTCATTGATGACACTCTGCTAGCTTGCTTATTCTTAACCTTGTATGCACCATATTgtgttgtattttattttccagcatttgaaagaaaaaaagacctTTCTCTTAAGCAGTAAGTCGGTGACGTAACTGTAAGTAAACTGCAACTGAGTGTAATACATTGAAGACCTGCTGAAAGGcaggcaaaatataaaactCGATTTTGGAGGATCCATTTGAGTGACGCCTTTAAAATCTTGTCTACAATACTGCATTCTTTTCTTGCAAGCCACCTTATTCCCGGTTTTTGCTACCATGTGTGATAATTACACAAGGCATTTGCTATTACGTTGCTGATGGCATTCTCGACAACTCCGCCACAGTCTCCTCTCTCCATTCTCTTGGCATAATGCGTCTGATCATGCGTGGCTCCGATGCGACTATTCGAAATCTGAAAGGCGTCTACGATTTGAACGCCGCCGTTCCCTAGCGCCGCGTCTGTCACACCGTTCAACTGCGCGACACGGGAAGGGGACGGATTTTCTAACCATTCCACCATGGCTCGATCTTCGCGCCACGGAAGACTGACTGTATTTACCCAAAGGAATCGTTTaggtttttcttcagaatGATTCATTTCTCGAATCGCTTCCAAAAAAGAGCGCAGTTTTTCTGTCATGAATGCAGTTTTTGTGCTTTCTCGCAATAGCCAGTGACCAAAGTTCATGAGAAACAGTTTGCCACTGAAAACAGATGAAGGTAGTTCCTTAGAAAACATAGACCTGCGCGTCCGTGGATGAACGTAAATTTCATAAGGTACAGATATATTTGAGAatgtaagaggccacctcgtTCCACGCGCGTCGAACACCCACTCGATGCGTGGAATCTTGTCGAATACCATTTTGACGTGTGTTTTGATGCAGCCATGGCATGAGCCATGCAACCGCGTGACCCAGTGATAAGTCCTATAGCGCATGTGCGAGTCCCCGGTGAAGACAAGCTCTGACCAACCTTGTTTCGCAAAGCATTTCTTTATCTCGTCGTTGCTATAGTGATGCAGCTGGCAAAAATAGGGCAACCAATGAAAGCCATGGATTTGATCGAAGTCATAGACGGGATCAAGCTGCCATTGGCCACACCTTTCAATCCCTGGAATACTTCCGCATTCAACCCACCTCCCAGGGGCAGTTCCACTTTCTTCTTGAGTGCAATAGCGTAAATACCCCTGGGGAGAGAGGCCTGGAGACACTGGGAGATCAAATGGACTGTTCCGTGTATGCTGTAGAATGGCTTTAGTGTGATATCGATACTCTAGGCTTTCGTTGTTGATGTACGTTAAAATAACAAGAATAATATACTCGTCCGCAAATGTGAGTCGCAGAGATGCATTGTAAGTGTCGTTACCAATATGTTTCACTCCACCCGTGACCATTTCATGAGATCCAAAAGCTTGGACCCGAAAGTTTGAGCCCCCTGGCTCTTTTACATCCGCTGTAACTTTTGCAGACAATGTGCATTTGTACTTCGGAGTCGGTGAGATAATAAAGGAAGTCAGCTGCCAAGCCTGGGCTTCCTGTGGGAGCTGCACGGTGTAAAGGCATCCCAAGTCAAGAGGTGGTTGTGTTGGTTTGTTTATCTGTGTGTCCCGTTTCCAGAGTCCTTTGAAGAAGAGAACAAGTACGATGGCAAGGAGAAGTAAGATAACTACTCGCGCCGGCCTAAAGCATCCCTTGACATACTCCCCTGCGAAATTTTTCCTCATTACACGCCCCTCGCTGAAAGGGGGCCGGGACAGACTGAAATAAATGCAGACTTAACTTAGCTTTGTATCTCCTTGAAAAGCACGCGCGAATATCTTCTTGCGTGCGATAACTTACTATGCAGacttcctaaaatgttttcgcctctcaccaaaaaccaacattttgtttgatttgcaGTCCCCCAAATCAGTTGAACACTTTCAGGATATTACACTTTACAAAGGCAGCATGTTCTCCTGTATTATTTTAGTACCATTAGTTGTTGTCTCAACTAATTATTCCCCGcgctaaagcctggtttccatatggttgtatctgtcgtatctgtcgtgtctgtcgtacgaaaaaaattcataggactgatagaattcattccatctcgtacaacaagttgtatctgtcgtttcttttgtattgagcatttgtacgggaggtttccataaagttacatctgtcctatgaatttttttcgtacgacagatacgacagatacaacgatatggaaaccaggcttaacactgcaaaaaaatttaagtCGACGACTATCTACCCGAGCGTAATTGATACCTTTATAAGCTAGTTTCTCCAAGAAAAGCATAAGGCCAACAAATTCAAAGCACATTCGGGGCTCAGTTCAGGAATTTAATCCAACCCTGTGGAATGGGCCAGCCGTGTTCATCAACACAGTATTGGCAAAAATACTGATTTACCAAAGGTTTTCTTGAGGACTGAAGAGATCTATTGTGGGACTTTACTCTACCTATAAATATCCGACAATCACAAGACATCGAAGTGAATTATTAAGCTGGTTCTTTTGAATAAGTATTGTTTGCTGATGAAACGAGCTTTACGCCAATTAAACCTAATAAATCAACCTTTCATTCTTCGACTGGTGGAGATCAAGAGGCAGAACTTGAAAATCACCAACTTAAGTTAGAGAATGCTTAAGAAACCACACGAGAATGTAGGCGCGGTTGTTCGCTTGTTTGAAATATAACTGCTGTTTATACGCGAATGGCTGGGTGAAACATGAATCACAGAGTTCGGAACACCGTAACTGAACATAAATACATTTACAACTTACCGCCTCTGCGATGACGGGGGGCGCTTTTCAGCTAACGAGCTAACAATGAAATCTTCATCACATACTAACCAGCCGAGGCCAAATCCAAAGGCTTAAAATATAATAAGGCTTTTTAAGCCTTAAAATAAGTGTACTTTTCTGTGCTTGCAAGCGACTATGGTTCAGATTGTGTTCTTATATTGTGTTTATCTCAACACGAGGTTTCTATTGTGCGTTCTGTAAGGTTGTCTCATTATTGATTCTGCTGCCAAATCGCGCATTCGGGAGTATAAACAAGACAGGTACCAGTCACATGGTACCCAGGCCCCCCCACACATGCTCATTGCCaggccaggggcccgtttctcgaaagtcccgaaacttttcggtcGCATTTCGGGTGGactaattctctttgtatcttcaaaacgaaggcgtttGGAGACACGaaattttgcagttattttaatttttattccctttacaacatatgaaaagaccagcttaaCAGAATAAgtgggtcggagttttactaACGGCTTTTCGGgaatttcgagaaacgggccccagacCACATATGAAATACTTCTGAAATGAAGATTTGATCATcacagttgtgattgcgatttaagcaatcgcaaagtaagctcgaaaaatgtttttggggcttcaacgggattcgaacccatggcctcagcgctgcagtgctcttcatagctcagttggtggagtgctgcagcgctaacgcagaggctatgggttcgaatcccgttgaagcgcCCAATCTGCGTTTTTAGATTACTCAAACTCCTTGTTTTTAGTGAcgtgataaaaaataaatcgaAATTCGCGCCATTCGTACTTCAGAGGACGACCTAAAGATGCTTCAGGGGACCATTCGTTTTTCGGTACATAACGTATACAACGTTTTTAGTTACTTCCtcggttttcaaaatggttgtCGGTGCGTTTCCTTTATTTAAATTGGTGAGTTTAGCTGTTAAGCAAGTCTCCAAACCAGTAGCCTACAGCTTAAAAACAGCAgccaaacaaagcaaattctTTAGGAAATATGTTTGTATCTGGCCTGGGCAAGGTAAGTTGATCCTCTCTCTTGAAGTGGTTATATTTCGTTGAACCAGAGCCTATGTACTTCCACGGTGAAGCAAGCCGATGGACAACTCAAAAAGAGACCAGGGATGAATTATCTAAACTTGGCCTAGAAGGGAAGTTACTGGTCCACTTCAATAGATAGTGGTTCATCTTCACACATTTGTGCCATGGAAGGAATTTTCTGGCCCTGTGAAATGCCTGCACGCacaaagagatatttgaagtTCAAATGTAATAATCAATGATTGATTGATGGCTGAGATGATTTGAGTGGCCTTGGTCGTCATTATTATGCATTATGTCGTACTTGTGACACAAGTACATGATGTGCTGATGATAGTCATGGTCAGAGGTGAACAATATAGGAGACATCAAAGGGACTTCAAAggaattctttttcttttttttctttcaggttaTCATTGGTTGGAAACCAAAGTCAAGATGCGACTAATGGGTCTTTCAGGTCCAGATAAAGTTCAACCTTTAAGTGAACAAAAGGCTGTTGATGTTGGCGCTGAGTTGTTGGGAGAATCGCTAATTTTTGGCATAGCAACAgtaatgctggtttttgaatATCGAAGAGGACAGAGAAAGGAAGAAACTAAAGAAGATCTACAAAATcagaaaataattgatttacaAAACCAAGTTAAGGAACTTGAACTAACATTAGAAACAAATTCTGCTCAAGTTCGAGAATTAACAAGATTAGTTCATGGTAGCTAAGGTTAGCAAGTAAGCAAAGTATGATGGCACAAAAATACAAGGAAGGTTAAGAAATGCTCTTCTAAAACAGTTAGGTCGAAAGCTGGAAAATGTGATACTAGTGATTATCCGTgggagaaaattgaaaataatgtattttttttattttgctccaAAGCTTGATAATTATGTCCCAAAAATGTTGATTGTTTTACTGTAActgtattattatttcttaatgttttattattgttaacatGCTAACTTTGAGGCTCAATTTATTTCAATACAGAGTTCTTTTTATACTGCCATTTATCACTATGAAGGATTCCATTCATTTTTGTGATGAACTGATTTCAATCCAGGTATCAGATTCTGGTTTGAATTATTTCATCAGAAAGAATTTAAATTATCGAACAAGAGTTGAACTTCAGTGCCTGCATACTGATGAAAATATCCATATGAGAATCACAAATTTCCTATTGCAAATTGAAAAAGTGCCAGTATTATAGAAGATGTGACTTTTTTCTCCTTGCACTTTACAAGACTCTGTCTATTGTAAGTCCCTTGTGCATACTTGTGACTGCTGTTCATTTGGTGAAATGATGAACACCTTGCTGTGATCCActcctttttctttgcacAGACTGGAATTATTGAAGGGAGGTTCAGATCTCAGGCATTATCatgaatttttgtaaaaagaaaaaaaaaaacaagtaaacaaatgaataaaatagtTCCTGTACAAtgcttttggttttctttgttctgagATGATATTGGCTTGGTGTCCATTTTGTCTTAAGGTGGATTTTTGATCCTTTGACATGATTTTGAGCAGTTCAATAAGCTAATATTCATATACGTAAATCCACTGAAACTGTCTTTTGCTTTCCCATCACAagcttttttttggaaaactaTATGTACTATTGAAGCTGAGATAAGCTAAAGTGGGTGTCGTCAGCAACGCAAGGTTATGACACACTGTTGGCCAGCAAGTTGTGTTggttataaataattattttccctAGTATTTCAAGTTGGTGAGGGTGACACAATCCTTGAATCAGGACCTCTAGCTGGCAACAAAATGTGGTTTAAGTTGGATTGACTTTAACAGGTCAGAGAATTGGtaggaaataataattgttcgTAATCAATtaatgatgacaaaaaattCTTGCAAATATTAGCCTTCGtgacgcaaaaaaaaaagtaaaaaaagaaaagtaacgCATTGGgcgattttaaattttctgtgAGAGACTGGGGCGACTTGGCAAAGGAGTCACCATGTTCAGGAAGTTATTTTCCTGAGTTTTAAGCTGTTCTTATGTGGTGGAC
Proteins encoded in this window:
- the LOC141890261 gene encoding uncharacterized protein LOC141890261 — its product is MRKNFAGEYVKGCFRPARVVILLLLAIVLVLFFKGLWKRDTQINKPTQPPLDLGCLYTVQLPQEAQAWQLTSFIISPTPKYKCTLSAKVTADVKEPGGSNFRVQAFGSHEMVTGGVKHIGNDTYNASLRLTFADEYIILVILTYINNESLEYRYHTKAILQHTRNSPFDLPVSPGLSPQGYLRYCTQEESGTAPGRWVECGSIPGIERCGQWQLDPVYDFDQIHGFHWLPYFCQLHHYSNDEIKKCFAKQGWSELVFTGDSHMRYRTYHWVTRLHGSCHGCIKTHVKMVFDKIPRIEWVFDARGTRWPLTFSNISVPYEIYVHPRTRRSMFSKELPSSVFSGKLFLMNFGHWLLRESTKTAFMTEKLRSFLEAIREMNHSEEKPKRFLWVNTVSLPWREDRAMVEWLENPSPSRVAQLNGVTDAALGNGGVQIVDAFQISNSRIGATHDQTHYAKRMERGDCGGVVENAISNVIANALCNYHTW
- the LOC141890305 gene encoding optic atrophy 3 protein homolog, giving the protein MVVGAFPLFKLVSLAVKQVSKPVAYSLKTAAKQSKFFRKYVCIWPGQGYHWLETKVKMRLMGLSGPDKVQPLSEQKAVDVGAELLGESLIFGIATVMLVFEYRRGQRKEETKEDLQNQKIIDLQNQVKELELTLETNSAQVRELTRLVHGS